The genomic region CTTGCTCCAACTCCTGTGGATCAATTTCAAGATGAAAGCTCGCCAGTCCCTGGAGTTTTACCTCGATTATGAGATCTGGGTCGGAATGAGCCTTTATGGCCTCATTGATCTCGTTCACACTACTCATCATATCCACCGGTAATTCCAGCATCTTGAAGAGGCGCTTCCCCACTCGTCTTGGTTCCACATTCACTGAGCCATCCGGATCGATGAATACTAAGAGAACATTGCCCGATCCTTTCTGGTGAATATCCAGTGCCTCTGGAGAGCCACAGTAGCAAGCCTTGGTTCGACCCCTGGAATAATCGGCGAAGGAATGCCAATGCCCCATGGCTATGTAATTCATGCCACTGCTCTCTACCTCCTCTAGGGTGAAAATCGCTCCATCCTCCTCTACCTTTTCGGAAATTTTCATAGCTCCGTGGATGAGAGCGATGTGAAATTTTGTCCCCGTTTGAGGATGAATACCTTCAAGGGGACTTTCTTCTAAGATCCACGGGGTGAGAGCCTTTCCATAGACTGTTAAATCCAAATTCTTGAAAGTTTTGAAGGTTACCTCATCGGTGAAAAGGGTAAGATTGGGAAGAGCATCATTGAAATTGTAATGGCGATAGATGGAGGTTGCATCATAACGGTCATGGGTACCAGGTATGAGACAGATTGGAATGTTCCTCTGCTCTAGTTTCTTGAACAGCTGAACGACTCCATCCAAAGTTCGCCGGGAGGGATTATTGGAATCAAACAAATCACCCGCGATGAGGAAGAGATCCACATTTTCTTCAATGGCGAGATCAATTACATTTCCAAAGGTTTTAAGGATTTGAAGGCGTTGTTCCTCTCCTTTTTCACCAAGCATAGAGAATTTAGCTCCGAGATGGATGTCGCCGGTATGCAAAATCTTCAAATCCATCACCCTTTTTAAGCCATGAGCCGTAAGCTATAAGCCTAAGATAAGTAGTAGTAGTCATAAATCCGTTCCCAACTTCCTCCTTCACTACTGGTTAATGCTACAGCTCGTTGACCAAATTCCAAAGCTTTCTGGAATTTTCCTTGCATGCCATAGAGTCTTCCTAGGGCGCGTAAGGTGAAGCATAGTCCCCAGGTATCATGCAACTCCTCGAAGATCGCCTTTGATTCCTCCACTAATTTCAAACCCTGTTTAAGTTCCCCCATCTCCGCCAGCGTTTCACCCATCGTCCAGAGGACCCATCCCCGCACCCGTCTGTATCCGAATTCCTCAACGATTTCCAAAGCTTGATGTGACACCCTTAAGAGACAGCTCATAATCTCCCTCCATGCGATGGACCATGGCGATATTACATAAAGTGAGGGCCATATCGTGTTTGTTTCCCAACTCCTGTCTCAATCGTAGGGACTTGTTGCTCATCCGCAGAGCATCGGCAAATTCTCCCCTCCCCAAGTAAGGGATAGCGAGGTTATGGAGAACAGAAGCTTGGGTAGCCTTATCCCCCACTTTTTGGCTAAGTGTAAGGGCTCTTTCAAATAAAGAAAGAGCCCGTTCAGGATCCATACGAAGGTGGCAACTCGCCAAACTACATAGGATGGATGCCTGATCTTTCTCCTCAAGATAATTCAATGATTGATCGAGAAGAGAGATCGCTCTTTTATAATCCGCCTTTAATCTATAGAGCTCGCCACTTCTGCCAAGACTTATCCCCGCGCCTTGCTTATCCTTTCTCCTCCTGAAGATGAGGAAAGCTCTTTCGTACAGAGCCAAGGCATCATCCCATTCCCCCTGAATTTCCCGGATTTTGCCCTTGTGGATCAGCAACCAAGGCTCTCCTTCAAGAATCTGATAAGGAATTCTATCAATCCATGATTTAAGAGTGGAAAACCTACTGGTGCTTATCATCTCACCAGCAATTTTTGAGATGAGCTTTGCTGCTTCACGGGGTTTTTCCGCTTGGAAATAATGGTAGATCGCATGATCCCACTCGCCTGTACTCTTGAAATAACGTGCGGCTTTCTGGCGAAGATTAAGGATTGTTGCTTTGCTCTCGGTTTCGATGGATTTGGCTTCCAAGAACTTTTGGAATAGATGGTGATAGCGGTATATGCCATCCAAACGCGTGGTAAAAACATGGCTTTTCTCCAAATATTCTAAAATATTTTGAGAATCTTTAATGCCCACTAAGATATTGCCGAGATCTGGATTTATAAATGGTACAATTGAGGTTCTTTTAAGAAAAGTCTGAATCCTTGGGGATTCTTGCTCAAAAACCTCCTGGGCTAGATATTCGTAGATATCTCGAGTACCCATAAAGTGATCTATAAATTCTTTCCTCTTAAGCGGTTCGAGATTCTTCAGGGAATCGTAGAGGAGCAAAAGACTGGCGATCCAGCCCTCAGTTTTAGTTGCCAGATTATTCAATTCCTCATCATCCAAGGAAAGAGGATAAAAATCATTGAACAGTTGGCGAATCTCTGGAGAGGTAAATTTCAAATTATCGGTCTCGATTTCAGCCACCTCTCTCCGCGCCTTAAGTATTGCCAAGGGGAGATTTGGTGTAACCCGAGAAAGGATAACGAAATGAACTTTTGGAGGTAGCTGGTCAAGAAGGAATTTGATGATTTCACTTATTTCTGAATTATCATTCACATGGTGATAGTCATCCAAAATGAACAGCGTATCCTCTGGGATAATTTCCATTAACTCATTGATGAAAATGGTTGCCACCGATTCCCTTTCCTTGGAAAGATCTACTGTTTCTCTTAACCTATTTTTGGTTTGAGTACCAAAGCGAGGAAACTCTTTCCTAATCGCCTCCACTAAATAACTCAAAAAAACGGCGGGGTCATTATCACCCGGGTCCAGACGATACCAAATTACCTTAAATTTTGTGTCGGAGGCGAAATCCGCAAGGAGCGTTGTCTTACCATATCCACTCTGAGCACATACAACTATAAGTCTTCGGTCGACATTTGCGTGCAGGAGCTCAAGCAATCTTCGCCTTTTGAGAATACTTTGTGCTTTTGGAGCGAGCAATTTTGTGCGCAAAATTGGAGTTTGATAAACCATTAAAAACCTTCTTCCCCTTTGTATCGGTTCTTCAAAGTCGTGTGCACGTTCTTATTATAATTTACAAACAGTCTGGAAACCAGATTTTTAAAGAACAAAGACCCACACGTGGTGGGTCTTTGCAATTGATAAAATCCGGGGGCATCACACAAAGCGAAGATATGTCTTTTTCCTATGGTACCAACAACGACTCACTAGTATCCACGTTTAAGGTGGAATCGTAGGTCCAATCGAGCTTTACCACATCGGTTACCGTTGAGGTATAAGTTCCAGTCGCCTTTGTCGGGCCATACACAAAGGTCACCGTTCCATCAGCACCTGTGTTGCCACTACCACTAGCAATGAAATTACCATTTAAAGTCATTTCAAGATAAGCCGTAGCACCCTCAAGGCCAACGTTGTTCGTATCAACTACCTTCACGGTAGTGTATATTTTGGCGTTCCATATGACCAACGATATCTCTGCTTCCAAAGACCGCTCAAATCATTCGGTGCCTCAGTCCAAGCCACAGCGTGGTCTTCGTAACATATCTTGTAACCCAACTTTCGAATGCTCATAGTCATATCAGTGTCTTCGGCAAGGGTCTCACTGCTGAAATATCCCGCCTCTTCAATTGCTTCTCTGCGAAAAGCACCCACAGGACCCGGAACGACAGTTATACAGTTGAGGATGGACATCATCCTCCGATCCAGATTGCAACTCATGATGTATTCCATCGATTGCCAGAGGGTGAGAATGGTATTACGATTGCCGACCTTGATATTACCCGAGACCGCACCGATTTTAGGGTCTTTAAAATGTCTGACCAATTCTCCCACGGTATTCGGTTCAAACTTTGTGTCCGCATCCATCATCACCAAAATCTCGCCGTCTGAATTCCTAATCCCCTCATTTAAGGCCGATGCCTTACCCCCATTTGGTTTCCGAATGAGTTTAACCTGATAATGGGCAAACTTTAAAACTTCATCGGCGGTACCATCCGTGGATCCATCATCGACCACGATTATCTCGTAATTGGGATAGGTTGTTTGCAGTAACCAATTTATGCAATTTCCAATCACTTTTTCCTCGTTATATGCCGGAACTAGAATACTTACTCTCGGATTATGATTTAAAACCGCGGGTATCCTCCTCCCTATGTAAACCTTTTGAAAAAGAGCGAAAAGAGCGACCAATATTGTTCGAATGAATGTGAGGAGAATTGCCAGAATGAAGATGACCACAAAGAATTTTTTCGCCCACAACCATGCGCGGTAGGTGCCAAGGACCGTATAACCCATGAATTGTTCGGCTCTTGAAGCGGGACGCAAGACCTCTGCTCTATTTAAGAGGAGAAGCTCCGAAAGGGTCACGAATTCGAAGCCCTTATCCCTTAAGGAAGTGATGATTTTGGGGAGGGCCTCGACCGTCTGACTACAATCCCTACCGCCATCGTGAAGGAGAATGACACTACCTCTCTCAACTTCCGAGAGACAGCTCTTAAGCATCTGTTCCACTCCGGGACGCTTCCAATCCTGAGGGTCGATTCCGTACAATACCGAAATATATCCAAAATCCTGTGCAATTTTGATGGCTTTTAAGCCTTCATAATTGATTTTGTCGCCCACGAAGAAAACTTCAGGGGGTCTGAAAAGCACAAAGGACTTTCTGGTTATAGCCTGCAACAGACGTTGAGTCAGAGTAAGCTCGAGATGAGCTTGTAATCGCGAGGTCTTAGCGAGATGGACGTGGGAAAAAGTGTGATTGCCGATCTCATGTCCTTCATCGAATTCCTTACGGACGAGTTCGGGATGGACAAGAACTTTCTGCCCAACCACGAAAAAAGTTGCTTTTACATCGTGTCTCTTGAGAATCCTCAGGATTTTTGGAGTATATAATGGGTCGGGACCATCCTCAAAGGTAAGCACGATTTTCTTCTCACCGTATCCATATCTTTTTACCTTGTATCCTTTCTGTCCGTGGATATACCTTTCAAAAACTTTGATTACTGCTCCCTTGCCCTTAACTTCTAGAACAGGGGATCCATAAGTGGTAGCAATTGGTAACCACACTGCAATGGTAAACACGCCTATAAGGAGGACTAAAAATCCGCTGAATTTCGATAATTTTCGCTCCATAAGTTTTACCTGATTTACTCTGTGAACTGTGAACTAATAAGAGAGGGGTGGGATTACTCCTCGGTTAATAAAAGTGGGAACACGATATCGCTAATACAGCAGGGGATCATCACCGCGAGAACCACTATTATGAAGACACTCCCTATGAAATCCATCCAATTCATTAATCCAAAAGCCGTTAAATATAAAATGGAGGCCATACTACTCACCATAACGTGTATGGCATGAGAATACTGGGTACTTTTTGAAATTGCCAAGGGAGCCAGAAATCCCGCCACGATACCAACCAATACGAAAGGTAGAATCATACCAGGATGCTCTAAGATGCAGATATGCAGATGCATATTTACACCAAGCAAACTGCCTCCAAGAAAGGGAAGCACGAT from Actinomycetota bacterium harbors:
- a CDS encoding glycosyltransferase, giving the protein MERKLSKFSGFLVLLIGVFTIAVWLPIATTYGSPVLEVKGKGAVIKVFERYIHGQKGYKVKRYGYGEKKIVLTFEDGPDPLYTPKILRILKRHDVKATFFVVGQKVLVHPELVRKEFDEGHEIGNHTFSHVHLAKTSRLQAHLELTLTQRLLQAITRKSFVLFRPPEVFFVGDKINYEGLKAIKIAQDFGYISVLYGIDPQDWKRPGVEQMLKSCLSEVERGSVILLHDGGRDCSQTVEALPKIITSLRDKGFEFVTLSELLLLNRAEVLRPASRAEQFMGYTVLGTYRAWLWAKKFFVVIFILAILLTFIRTILVALFALFQKVYIGRRIPAVLNHNPRVSILVPAYNEEKVIGNCINWLLQTTYPNYEIIVVDDGSTDGTADEVLKFAHYQVKLIRKPNGGKASALNEGIRNSDGEILVMMDADTKFEPNTVGELVRHFKDPKIGAVSGNIKVGNRNTILTLWQSMEYIMSCNLDRRMMSILNCITVVPGPVGAFRREAIEEAGYFSSETLAEDTDMTMSIRKLGYKICYEDHAVAWTEAPNDLSGLWKQRYRWSYGTPKYTLP
- a CDS encoding tetratricopeptide repeat protein, whose product is MVYQTPILRTKLLAPKAQSILKRRRLLELLHANVDRRLIVVCAQSGYGKTTLLADFASDTKFKVIWYRLDPGDNDPAVFLSYLVEAIRKEFPRFGTQTKNRLRETVDLSKERESVATIFINELMEIIPEDTLFILDDYHHVNDNSEISEIIKFLLDQLPPKVHFVILSRVTPNLPLAILKARREVAEIETDNLKFTSPEIRQLFNDFYPLSLDDEELNNLATKTEGWIASLLLLYDSLKNLEPLKRKEFIDHFMGTRDIYEYLAQEVFEQESPRIQTFLKRTSIVPFINPDLGNILVGIKDSQNILEYLEKSHVFTTRLDGIYRYHHLFQKFLEAKSIETESKATILNLRQKAARYFKSTGEWDHAIYHYFQAEKPREAAKLISKIAGEMISTSRFSTLKSWIDRIPYQILEGEPWLLIHKGKIREIQGEWDDALALYERAFLIFRRRKDKQGAGISLGRSGELYRLKADYKRAISLLDQSLNYLEEKDQASILCSLASCHLRMDPERALSLFERALTLSQKVGDKATQASVLHNLAIPYLGRGEFADALRMSNKSLRLRQELGNKHDMALTLCNIAMVHRMEGDYELSLKGVTSSFGNR
- a CDS encoding tetratricopeptide repeat protein; amino-acid sequence: MSCLLRVSHQALEIVEEFGYRRVRGWVLWTMGETLAEMGELKQGLKLVEESKAIFEELHDTWGLCFTLRALGRLYGMQGKFQKALEFGQRAVALTSSEGGSWERIYDYYYLS
- a CDS encoding DNA repair exonuclease, which encodes MDLKILHTGDIHLGAKFSMLGEKGEEQRLQILKTFGNVIDLAIEENVDLFLIAGDLFDSNNPSRRTLDGVVQLFKKLEQRNIPICLIPGTHDRYDATSIYRHYNFNDALPNLTLFTDEVTFKTFKNLDLTVYGKALTPWILEESPLEGIHPQTGTKFHIALIHGAMKISEKVEEDGAIFTLEEVESSGMNYIAMGHWHSFADYSRGRTKACYCGSPEALDIHQKGSGNVLLVFIDPDGSVNVEPRRVGKRLFKMLELPVDMMSSVNEINEAIKAHSDPDLIIEVKLQGLASFHLEIDPQELEQELEPFFFRLRVIDESHPKLEEISVEDLPENMIIGKFIRIMEERLEQSTAEERRVIEEALKLGVALLKGENVLR